The following are encoded in a window of Oncorhynchus mykiss isolate Arlee chromosome 11, USDA_OmykA_1.1, whole genome shotgun sequence genomic DNA:
- the LOC110536421 gene encoding cytosolic phospholipase A2-like has protein sequence MASLSLSLGLLVLCTLALVHCDLDDVQVRVWGLSASNLKVDLLSQPDPYVKVWYGPAFGGMSSILKNQANPTWPDEFNFLDMIHNSVLKLEVWDNNVGPDHRLGTCTTTIRPGTHTETCHLKKGTVYYTYSYDYSH, from the exons atggcctctctctctctgtccctgggacTGCTGGTGCTATGCACCCTGGCTCTTGTACACTGTGACCTGGATGACGTCCAAGTCAGGGTGTGGGGCCTTAGTGCTTCCAACCTGAAAGTAGACCTCCTCTCCCAGCCAGACCCTTACGTCAAG GTGTGGTATGGCCCAGCCTTCGGTGGCATGAGCAGCATTCTGAAGAACCAGGCCAACCCCACCTGGCCCGATGAGTTCAACTTCCTAGACATGATCCACAACTCTGTCCTGAAGCTGGAG gtgTGGGATAATAACGTCGGACCAGATCACCGCCTGGGAACCTGCACCACCACCATCCGCCCAGGAACACACACTGAGACCTGCCACCTGAAGAAAGGCACCGTCTACTACACCTACAGCTACGACTACAGTCACTAG